Within Trichoderma atroviride chromosome 2, complete sequence, the genomic segment GATCGGCCAGCTCGTCAAAGTTGGTTTTGGGGGGGAGCAGCGTGGCGACGTAGAATGGCGGTCTGGGGGAATGCCTCGTAAATCTTGGCGGCAACGCTGACATTGGCGAACAACATGAATTCCTCTACCAAGGAGTTGGTATCGAGCAGTTCCTTGGTCTTGACGTCGATGGGATCCGAAGATTCTGACTCCATGTGGACTTTGATTTCTGGCGAAGACAGACTCAAGGCACCAGCATCCAtacgcttcttcttgagcttcttggacAGCATGAGCAGCATTCGCATGCCCTTTGTGAGGTCATCCTGCTGTGACTCGTCATCGATTCGGAGCTGTGCTTGTTCGTAGCTAAAGGCCTCGCGAGACGCAATAACTGACTTTGTAAAGCGGACGTTAACAATATCGGCATTGTCATTGAGCTCCCAGATGACTGTGAATGCGAAGCGCTCGACATAAGGCTTGAGAGAGCAGAGGTCTGTACCAAGCAGCATGGGAAGCATGTCTATACGCTTATCAACCAGGTACACGGTGGTACCACGGATACTCGCTTCAGTATCCATAGCATTAGCAGGCTTGACAAAGTTCGATACATCGGCAATATGAACGCCGACCTCGTAGTTGCCGTTTGGTAATAGCCTAGCGTGAAGAGCATCGTCGATATCTTGACAGCCAGGCGGATCAATACTGCAGATGAGAAGTTCGCGAAGGtcctctctgtctctccaGCCAGGATCCTCTTTGCTGGCAGGCACCTTCCAATCATGGCCCTCCTTGGGAAGGCAGTCGAGCACCGTTTTTGGAAAAGGTCGGTACTGGACATCCCACTCCAGGAGCAAAGCCTCCGTCTCTGCCGCCTTGGTCTCGAGTTCTCCCAAGGAGCGCACCAGATGCCCGACGGGATGTCTCGAGTCTCTGTCCCAAGAGTCGACAGTGaccagcagcctcttgcCCAGAAGCTCGGACACTTGACGAGTACGAAGACGAATCTTTGGAATCTTCTTGTCCATGGGAATGAGGAAAACGCTATCGAGCTTCCGGCCTTGTGATGAGCCCTTGTTGGCCGTCGATGGGTCGATGTGGCCGACATACTGCCGCCAGTTACGCTTCACTACTCCCACAACCTTGGCTGTTGGCTGTAGCTGGTTCTCCCCCGACGCCTTCTGGGTCCTCTTTACTTCCTCTTGAAGTGCCTTGCGCTCTTTGTCAGATACAAAGTCTTGGCGCTCTTCCGCATCCGCATTCTCATTCTTCGTAATCGTATCCTCTTCAATGATCTTTGTTGACGGTGACTTCCACTGATCTTGGGGGAGCAACTCCACGACTACCACATCGCCATCAATGGCTCGGTTGATGTTCTCGCGGCCTAGGATAAGTAAAGATTTCGGGAAAGCAGGGACCTTGATAGATCCCTCAAGGTAGTTGTACGGAGACACGTTGAAGATTCCCTGATGCAGCAGCCCGGCCTTGACTCCCGTCATCATCCTTGACGCGGTATAGTACTCTGGGTAAATGGGCTGCTGAGAGGCTTGCTTAAATCCGCCCTGGGCCTGAGACTGTGACTCCGCAATCATATCAAGTAAtctctcgccatcttccagtTCGCGGACGTAGTCTCTGAGAGAAGACGCGTGCAGTCCTTGCTCTCTAGCTTTCCTCAAGTTGTCCCGGTCATCACTAAGCATGACAACTGCCGGGATTTTCGCTGCCTTGGTCAATGCCAGATGCTCCCCGTACCACTTAACAGCTTGTCTCACAGCGCGGTCATTTCTGTCATTGACACTCTCGCCGGCTTCACGGTTAACATATGTCTCCTGGCGGAATTcgttgaagaagacgtaAAATCTCTTGTCCTCGCTCTTCGTCAGTCCCACAAGGCGGTTGTAGAGAGGAAATGAGCGGttcttgagctcttccagAACAGTCTGCAAGATGACAACGTCATAAAATGATGAGCTCTGCTCAAAAAGGTCCATGGCGTTCAGCAACGCGTTTGTATCAGGAACGAGATAGTGGCCCTGGGGAAATGACTTTGTCCCAGCCGGTCTCTCCGACAGGACAAAAGGTAGAGCTATCATGAGCTGTTAGCCTCGCGCCAACCTCATCACAGGTTTGACACCTGATAGATGGATGGAATGAATTGTTTCTCACCTTCATTGGCCGCATTTCTGGGTGCCTGGCTCAAACACGCCCTACACAAGTTCGATGAACATGGGATATCCGTCCTCAGGTAGACCTCCCGAACAATCTTCTGCACTTTTCCACTCCGCGTCGACCTGACATAGACCTTGTTGGAAATGTTCAGCGCAGCCTGGTCTGACCGCTGCGTCCTCTTTAAACTCGTCATGCTGGCTGTCTTTGTGATTTgattgctctttttttgtagTGTGAAGTTTTTCACACGCGCTCTCGCTCGCTGAAGTCACTGAAAAATGCTGATATAATCGGGATAAGGCACTTTGGAAGTTCAATGTGGGGTCGAGTGCCTTATCGATATGCGAAACACAGAACAGCGCCAATTGGAGGCACTTTTATACACAAGTAACTCCTCCAACAGATAATATCAAGTCTGCAGAATTTGCATCTTCTAgatttttctttgcttcctTGCAACATATCCAAAATTTGACATGACATACCCAGAATCATTTGCAAAAGATATGCTCACGTGACACATCACGTGAGCTTCCCCTGGCTCTCCGGAGTGGGTGAGCATCAGAGCGCCTTTGTGCAAAAGATTACTTTTCcaagtaaaataaaaacgtCAGCAAGAGTCTTGGATATTTGCCAAAAGTCAAACTCTGTTATTTCATTTATACCACAAAATGCTATATTTGCACTCACTCCTATATCTACTTCCGCTTCGTGAAAGTGAATTGCGAAGCCAGCCATCATGACCTGAGAAATCTCATATGCAGACCCTCTCCGTGAGCGCCACCCTTCGCAATGTCGCAAGTACATCAATCTAACAAATCTTTGACAGACACACTAGCTACCTCCCACCATGGAGAAGGAATCCAAGAGAATTGGGGAACCAAAGGAAAAGCCAGGCAGTCGTTACAAAAATGCAACTTCACTCTGTAACATTACCACTCCGAGTCACTTGCCACCCGCCCTTCGCCAAGCCCAcccaaaaggaaaaaggtgCACAAAAACCAGAAGAGGGAGGAAACAAAAGTTGAAAGGAGGATCCTGAAATGCTACCTGAAGCGGACAACTTTGGTACCGATATTACCAGCCGTGTGCAATCACCGAACAGTGAACGTACCCTGTCGCAGGATGATGAGCCCCCTTTTTTTGGCCACTTCGCCAATAAGCATGAGGCTGTATCGCCACCGAGCAGCATGTTCCCTCGGAGAACTGGCCTCTCTTTGATCTAGACCATCATTTTGTATGACTCTGGGTTCCCCCAAGGCGCGCTCCTGATCCCGCCCGATGTTGAGAAAGTGGGCTCCGGGTGggctcctctctctctctctcccattTTCGTGAGACATGATATTTGTCAACCGCTCCGAAAGGGCATACGAGGCTATAACCACACCGTCACCGTGGTTTGCGGGAACACGGAGGCTCTTTCACTTCGTGGGGTCCGGCGCTCGGCTCTACTACTTGGCGACCCCTTTCTTGGCGAGTCTTACACATGCTCTTGTATCATTATCCGTATTCACTCTCGTTTAGCCGATTCTATTCACACATCTGCGCCGTTCATTGGGTCTTGAGGGTGCTCAGCGTCCAGCTATTGCTTTCAGTGTAGCACCCAGGCTCGCAGGAATGATGCGCCATGTTCCCAACAGAAAGGGAGTGGGTGCCGAATTATCGGGTCTGTGTCTTGTTCCCACCCCATTCCTCGATAACCtgacgagaagctggtgtATTGGATGCAAAAACGCCTCTCAGACCTTCTGCTACTCTATCAACAGGCATCTTTTGATTCGTCGTGTCGTCCCAACTGGATCTTGGAGAAAGATCAAGGTAGTATTGGCCTTTGTGGAAAGATGTCTTGTCTCGTCTCCTACCCCATAGGACGAAGATGGGGTAAAGAGCATGCGCATGCGTTTGACTTCGACTAGCAGAGCCAGATGACCCTTTATCTCATGCACGCTTTCATCATATAGGACCACAACGCAACACTCCAAATGTTCTCGACTAGTCCATCCAGGGCCGTGAATAACACGATGTGGACCTATAACTCttgcaagatgaagcaagaaaaacaagCATTGACTCACATGATGCAAATTAcagaaacaccaaaaaaacgTATCGCGGCGTCGGCTTTGTTGCTCAGGTTTGCTAACCAAAATGAACCCTGCTAAAGCTAGAGGCATGTAAGAGTCCTAGGATTTGTCGTTCCTGGAAATGAATACTGCATGAGTGGGTAATTTGATTACTGCACTCATGCTCTGACATATGAATGATCCTCATATAATCATCTGAAAGGGGTGCGGGCGCTGATCGCAaaatgcttctctttctttccatccTGAAGACCCTGCGGGGTATGATTCGAGCGGAGAGTAGGTATCCAAAGCTAGATTTTGAAGCCCAACAAGACGGCTTTCAAAATGGAAGCCCCGCGGCCGCAAATGGAGCGACAAAGAGGCGTCACTCAAGGGCTTTCCGGGAATATTCATCTCGCAGTGGGGGACGTAGCATGCAGCGTGTAGGCACTAACTCCGTACATACATGTGCTTCCCACTTCTATTACCACCTTGCACTGTCCAACATGTGCCAAGGTAGCAGAATGGCTTGTCCTGCTGTGGTGGGAGACCGGCTTCAAAGGCATGCTAAACGATCTTTGCAGCCAATaacgaggatgatgatagCCACTGGTCCGGAAAGCTAAAGGAGCAAGCAGGGCACCTTAACCCCGTCGTAGAGGTCAACGAACTTGCCCCTCTCGGGCGTTGAGAGACGACAAGTCTTAAATTAGGTAACACCCAAGTGGTCTCCCAGAAAAGAATCCTTGCTTTGGAAAACCAAATTTCCATGCATCTATCCTGTCGACCCGTAGTCACATGGCTTGTATGCGCAGCCCGAAGTGGACTCGACTCACGCTACTTCTTCATGTCCAGTCCCGTGAGATCATACATATCCAGGGTAACATTGCGACAGATGCAAATGATGGCAGAAGCGACATCAGATGTTTTCAAGCCCGcagcttcaacaacagcGGTCAGAAGTCAGGCTTCAACACGACTCGCTAGCGTGGATGAGAAAATGCTAATGCTTGTCAGCGAAAATGGCTATTGGCAAGCAATGTCTATTCGCCGTGACCAAATATGACCAAATTCTTATGCGTCGGATTACAGGGTATGGTGACGCCAAATTGCACAACTTCTGATGAGAGATCAAGTTGCCAGGTACGAAAACAGGATTTCTCAGCCATCATACAGACCCCGGTCAGCCTGTCTTGTCTTATACAAGCAGCACTTCGTATCAACGAGAGAAAGGGCTGTGTGCGCATAATtgcatattctttttctcctctcctcggAGGGGTCTACAAGCGATGTCTCAGACGCCGCCCTCCCCGCAGTGGCAGCATATCTAGCTACCTATGAATTGACggaggtttttttttttttatcgcAGCAGACCTATGCACGAAGTACGCTGCAATAGATTGTATAGTAAACGCTGATAAGTCGCTGAGATTCCATATGATTTGACATTCTCCTAGATGCCTTCTCGGTATCAAATAGGAACCCCACGAACGCACGTCTGATGAGTGTGGTATGGTCAGCAGAACAGATAAGTAAGGCGACTACATACTTTGCAGTCTGGCGTAATGCCTATTGCTTTGTATGAGCCTGGACTGCTGGGGAATGGGAAAAGCTCCGGTGCTAAAGCGCTGCCCTCCAAGTTCTTAGCTGATCTTCCTTGGGGTCTTAATCTGGAGACGTCGGTAATCGCAGCATGGGATTCACCAAGGTGTGGACGTCATCAGATAGATCCGCCGTGTTACCCCTGACTTATTCCTGAGAAATCGGATGTGTACTTCGTACACGAGCCACCAATTCCAGCTCGCGCAAGGGAGGTGCCGGTACAATAGTAAATCTCGGGGCTAGCGGAACTCTGATGCCACTGTTGTGAGGCACAAATGCGTGGTGTATTGTGAGAGATTCAGGtcttgatggcgttggtGCGGCCAAGCTAACAATAGGATGTGGGGTGACATGTCCCCTTGGCTGCGTCTAATCTGTATGGCTAACTCTTTGTGTGTGTGCACACATGCCTGTACGTAGCCAAGTAACCACACCGCGAGCACGGGTGGGCGGGTAAAGAAATGAGCATGTGTGCTATGTTCCCGCGTAATTCTATGGCGTATGGAGATCCCTGATATGCATGTTCGGCTGTCTCCGTAAGTGTTGGCTGCCAACAGCAATGCGATGGCCAGCTCAGTACCAGTAGCTAGGGGTTTTAACATAACCTTGTATCTTCAGCTAGTGTCCGGGGAAGCAcagatggaaaagaaggagacaTCGAGGTATGAATAAATGGGCGCCGTACTAGGTAATCTCAACCCTGAAAATGACAGGTTCCAATGTGGCTTCATGAGCGATATCGCATTTGTAGTGAGTTGCCAATCTGACGTATAAGGCATAAGGAAGGTAAACCCCAGTGCTCTTTTCAGGCACAGCTCAAAACCTTGAATGTATAATATTCCAACATGTGGTAAGCGTGCAGTTGAAGGTTTGGATGGATGGCGGCGCTGCTAGGCAGGTCGCTGCTGGTCCACAAGGTCCCATCCTAAAGTGAAAAGGGAACCCACTTGGCCGAGCTATTCCTAGCCTAGTTGATAGATTCTGAGCATCAGCACTGCTGTCGAGGCCTGCGGGTAGTTATCCTGAGCGGCTTCGATGGAATACACCCTTTACCATCTGCAAGTGGCCGCTGCGGGCGCGGTGGGGGCGCTGGAGTGGAATCGAATCGAGTGTGAAGGCTTGCGAGTGATGAGCGGGATGGCGTAGCGCAGTATGGTAAAGACCCTGGACTAGACATAAGCCTCGCCCGTATGGTATTCGTTGCCAATGGTCCTCGGGCTGTCTTCTGTTGTACGCGTTTGCGAGGCCGAAACAATACTTtgcagtaatagcagcagcagtagtgatgcaatttttttttttccactacttgctactagcagtactactagtaatgTTGCTGTTATCAGTAGTACTGTAGTAACTTTTGCTACTATGTACTATCATGGGACAGACTGGTGGAGAAATGCCTCGAGCTGCGGGTTGTCAGCAGACGGGTTTTCAGCTCCGCAGTCCCGCAGATATCATCAGTGGCTGCCGAGCAGCATTGACGGTAAGAACGGAGCGTATCATCcgcagggaagaagaggaacagaAATCCGACATTGAAAGGGAAGTTATCAACGGGCAGCTAATGAGTATCAATAACCTCTGCACTGCGGCAGCAGGTCATCCTGTCAGAACGTGGGGGGAGAGACCGTAATGAGCCGTTTTTCCATCGACTCGactgatgagaagaaggacgcaGTATTTCGTGCTGCGTAGCGTTTACCGGGTTGCGGGTATCGCTGCGATGCACGGCTGGAGAGATGTCTCTGGGGAGGGCGGTAAAAACCCGTGGTAGCTGCTGAAAGGGAGCCAGGTAGCCAGGTAGCTAGGACGATGCCATCATGGTCTGGTTGCGGGGAACGAGCTTTCCCGACGCCCTTTGGCCGGGCTGCACCATGGCCCTTGAGGCGCTCTTGGTCTGGGGTCAGCACGATCGAATCGTTCCCGCACCTCACACTCAGAGCAGAGGTGCGCTCGCAAGGCCGCCATCCCTGCACCGTGGACCCCCCCCCGGCCTGGACCCCATGTCCATGATCAACTTTGTGAACGCCTGGGGCCAGTGATATCGAGCGGCGTGCGCCCTAGCGTTGGGGCTAGTGCCGTGGTGTTGCGTAAACGCCAAAGCAGTATCACGCAGGCCATTGTCGCGCAGGTGGTACGGGAGCAATGGCGTCTTATTGCACCCTATGAAGTGTCGAGGAGATTTCGAGATTGGCCGAGCCTGGCAAGCGCTTCGTTGTGTGACTCGGATCGGCCGCGCATTGGTCGAGTGAGGCAGCCTCAGCATGCATCTGCTCCCTCTTTCGATATTTCCCGCCGCTCTTTTGTCGGTCGGGAGCATGGCGACATCTTTTCCCACGGACCAGCCAGCCGTCGGCCGCCGCTAGCAGGTAGTAGCTCTCTTTGCCgcgagaagaggctgcctCGGGGCTGAAAGAGGGGGTGGATGGGCTGTCGGAGCTGAGGCACAAGACAGACGAGAGAAACGCGACAAGCAGCATCAGATTCTTCGGTTGAGCTAATTGCTGGTGGGGCATCGCTGATCAAACAAAGCTCCAACTCTGTTTAGACACTAAACGAGCCGTTCTTTGGCCCTGATGCCTCGTTCTGGAAGTCGGGCTCCGTGGCGGCAAACTCAAATCCCAACACGTTGCCTGTTAGCTCCGCGGATGGCAGAGCGAGGTCGTGGCTTGACATTGAACGTGGCGACAATAAGGTATGCCTCTCCCTTATTGACAGGAGGCCAATCGCAGCGACAATACTGGCAAGAGCCCTCCATGCCGCCGCCCATCCGCAACTTTCAATCAAACGTGCAACGGCCGTGCCGTGCCTGCCTGCCATGCAGCGGGAAGCGCCTACTAGCTTCTGGCTATTCCGGACCTGCCCTGTTAGCAGGAGGAGGCCTGCAGAATCGCTGGGGAAGGCGCTGGATGCCTCGCCTGGCACTAGACATGCACGACGAACAGGTACGAGTAAGGACTGCATGCCTCCAATAACACCTGCAAGAGGCATGACCCAAGAATGCCTGCCAGGGAGTTACATATCGCCGTGCTAGTGCCAGGTAGGCTCGGAGTGCTTCTCAATCGCATCAAACTCCGGCTTATTCGGAGCGTTCCCGtcagcgatgatgatgaccgGCACGGCATCAGCAATCAATCAAGGGCGGTATACAAGTAACAACTGTGTGCCGTATGGTATGGGAATATGCACCAGCTGCTAACAATCACATATACTTGCCGAGTGCAAACAAGCACGGGCTGTCTGCTATGACTGTCTCGCGCACATGTGGAGGCCCCCTGCCGAAGTTTACAGTAATCCGGCAATATCAAGTCAAGCATCAAATCGTTGCGTAGCACTGGACGGTCATGGCTCGAACAAGGCAGCGAATCACGTCCACCAGACGCACACTTGAGCGTCCTTGCATGCCTGTTCCAGAGCATCATCTCACTAGCCATAGGCGGCTGGGTAGTTTCCAGCGATAATGCACAATGATCGAGTGGTAGTATCTCCGGCGCACGCAAGGAACAGGCGCCCGCTGTGCCAGAGGAGAGGCGGCGAAGTCCAGGCCCCGGGCAGACGCTGAGGCGCTGCAAAGGAAATTGCCGCTACCACCTGGCTATCTTGCTACCATTGTCCAACCCAACGGTGAAGACATTGGGCGGTTCGAATCAATACAGCCAGCCTCTCGGAGTTTCGGAGGGCCACACAAGGCGCTGGTCGAGTAGAGTAGTAGAGTAGAGTAGTAGAGCAGACGGCCGAGATACCTGTCTGCGACTACCTGCTGGCGTCTCTCTATCGGCCAGGCCAAGCCGCCGCCCATTCAGCCAGAAGCAAAACCCCACCTCCAGGCCAACTCTATCCGGCTGCATGGCCAGTGCGGAATGGATTAGTGAATGGCACCGCACGGCCGCCAATCAGGAACCGATATTTTGCCCAAAGGCGCCtagcagcgcagcgcagagcGACTCTTTGTTTCCGACGGGTTGCAAGACCGCTGCGCCGAGATGACGTCGTTGGACGAACTAGCGGCACCGACATGCCAGCTAATGCTGTGGCAGGCAAATCATGCAAACGTCCAGTCACAGACGACGATACATTACAGGATGCATCTGATACAACGGCTGGCATGGGTGAGCGGTGCGGCTATTCCCCGATTTGCCACAGACGACTTCCACGACCAagtctatttttttttcggctcGCATGACCAGATGACTCCGTGGAGCTGGCCGCTGGGAGAGACATCAGCTTTTGAAAATAGAAGCTGCCCTGCGCCGCGATCCATAAAAACGTCAGGCCGGGCGCAAACCCAACACGAGCTGGTGGTGACTGGTCATATCGATGCATGGGGACGCACGGACCCCACGGACGAGCCAGGGGGTGGTCATAGCGTGTCGATACGGCTAGCAGGACTCGTGGAACCGCAGCAAGTACCGCCGCCGTACCGGTAGCATTCTCAGGGAGCAAGAGGTGCGCGATGCAACTTCGGGCCTGGGCCTGTTTGAGTAACAGCTGCTTGTCCTCGTCCGCGGCTGCAGTACTTGCTTGCCTCTTTTCCTACTATTTGGGGGTTTCTTTGATTCAGTACGTGTGTACAGTATATTTCAGCTGCTGATTTGATTTTACCAATTTTTAATGAACCTGCATCTACGTACctatacttgtacaatcACGACGGTGTTGCTTCTGCAGCCCCGGCTGCTTGGCTTATAGCCTAGCTCGCCTCGCCCTTGACGCGGTCTG encodes:
- a CDS encoding uncharacterized protein (SECRETED:SignalP(1-24)) — protein: MPHQQLAQPKNLMLLVAFLSSVLCLSSDSPSTPSFSPEAASSRGKESYYLLAAADGWLVRGKRCRHAPDRQKSGGKYRKREQMHAEAASLDQCAADPSHTTKRLPGSANLEISSTLHRVQ